The Natronoarchaeum mannanilyticum nucleotide sequence CATGTGCGCCGGTTCGCCGGCTGTCGGCAAAATGGTGCCGGAGCGCGTTCCTTTCGATTGCGCGGTGCCGGGGTTTACCGCCTGATGGAGAACTCGTCTTCGCCCTGCGGGTCGCCGTACTCGACCTCGACGTCCTCGACGTCGGCGGCGGGGCTGCCGGTGTGGCACCACTCGACCATCGCCTCGACGGCCTCGGTCGGCCCCTCGAAGACCGCCTCGACGCGGCCGTCCTCCAGATTCTTCACCCAGCCGTCGACACCTCGCTCGCGGGCGTTCTCCCGGGTGTTGGCGCGGTAGAACACGCCCTGGACGCGACCGGAGACGAACACGTGTGCGCGCGTGCGATCTGCCATACGTGAGTGGTCTCTCGCCGCCCTGAAAAAGGACCGGGCCCGGGCGACAGCGCAACGCCGATAACCCCGGGGTCGCAATCGCCGTGCATGAACGATCGGGCGCGGCTCTACGCCGCCGTCGCCGGCACGGTTCTGCTGTTCGTCCTCGTGCAACTGGGCTCGCTGGCCCTCGTCGAGCCGTTCGTGCAGAACGACTACCAGGCCGTCGAGGACCCGTCGGATCCGACCAACGGGCTCGTGTTCTTCGCGGTGATCCTCGTCGCGACGGGCGGAATGCTGCTGGTCATCAAGTACGACGTCGAGTGGCTGATCCGCGCGATGATCATCGGCACCAGCGGAATGCTGGCGTGGTACGTCGTCGCGGCGATCGCGCCGGTCGGCGTCGTCTCGATCGGCGGGACGGCCGTCGCGCTGCTGCCGATCCTCACGGCC carries:
- a CDS encoding acylphosphatase; the encoded protein is MADRTRAHVFVSGRVQGVFYRANTRENARERGVDGWVKNLEDGRVEAVFEGPTEAVEAMVEWCHTGSPAADVEDVEVEYGDPQGEDEFSIRR